From the Shewanella amazonensis SB2B genome, one window contains:
- the ligA gene encoding NAD-dependent DNA ligase LigA, with protein MQVKAEIQRLTAEINRHNIAYYVQDAPSIPDAEYDRLMNQLKALEAEYPQFAEPDSPTQRVGGAALNKFEQVSHLKPMLSLDNAFNEEDFVAFDKRLTDKVGSQVYCAEPKLDGLAVSLIYRNGVLERAATRGDGAVGEDISVNMRTIKSVPLRLQGDDIPALVEVRGEVFMPRAAFEALNDRARAKGDKLFVNPRNAAAGSLRQLDSKITAERSLAFYAYALGVVQDDNGADLVLAPTHKGQLERLTAFGLPVSKEVKLCEGLAEVMAYYADILKRRDELAFEIDGVVIKVNDIEAQQQLGFVARAPRWAIAFKFPAQEEMTVLEGVDFQVGRTGAVTPVARLKPVFVGGVTVSNATLHNGDEIARLGVKIGDTVIIRRAGDVIPQIVAVVPERRPDEAQDILFPDNCPVCGSLVERIEGEAVARCSGGLFCEAQRREAIKHFASRKAMYIDGMGDKVVEQLIDKELVESPADLFKLNVSKLTMLERMGTKSATNLVAAIEEAKTTTLPKFLYALGIREVGEATAANLAKHFRSLEAIRDADVDALIQVEDVGTVVAQHVAHFFAQPHNLEVIDALIAAGVNWPAIEKPSADAQPLLGQTWVLTGTLTSLGRTEAKAKLEALGAKVAGSVSKNTHCVVAGEAAGSKLAKAQELGIPVLDEAGLIELIGL; from the coding sequence GAAATCAATCGTCACAACATCGCCTACTATGTGCAGGATGCGCCAAGCATTCCCGATGCGGAATACGACCGGCTGATGAACCAGCTCAAAGCGCTGGAAGCCGAGTACCCACAGTTTGCCGAGCCCGACTCGCCCACCCAGCGTGTGGGCGGCGCAGCACTGAATAAATTTGAACAGGTCAGCCACTTGAAACCCATGCTGAGCCTGGATAATGCCTTTAATGAAGAAGACTTCGTCGCCTTCGATAAGCGCCTGACCGATAAGGTGGGCTCCCAGGTGTACTGCGCCGAGCCTAAACTCGACGGCCTCGCGGTGAGCCTGATTTACCGTAACGGTGTGCTTGAGCGTGCCGCTACCCGTGGAGATGGCGCCGTCGGGGAAGATATCAGCGTCAATATGCGCACCATCAAGTCGGTACCACTGAGACTGCAGGGCGATGATATTCCGGCATTGGTGGAGGTGCGGGGAGAGGTCTTTATGCCAAGGGCCGCCTTTGAAGCGCTGAATGACCGCGCCCGTGCAAAGGGTGACAAGCTCTTCGTCAATCCCCGTAACGCCGCCGCGGGCAGCTTGCGTCAGCTCGACAGCAAGATAACCGCCGAGCGCTCACTGGCATTTTATGCCTATGCGCTGGGTGTGGTGCAGGACGACAATGGTGCCGATTTGGTGCTGGCGCCCACCCACAAAGGCCAACTCGAGCGCCTTACAGCCTTCGGTTTGCCGGTGAGCAAGGAAGTGAAGCTCTGTGAAGGCCTTGCAGAGGTGATGGCCTACTATGCGGATATCCTTAAACGCCGTGACGAGCTTGCCTTTGAAATCGATGGCGTGGTGATTAAGGTGAACGACATCGAAGCCCAGCAGCAGCTCGGGTTTGTGGCCCGTGCGCCGCGCTGGGCTATCGCCTTTAAGTTTCCTGCACAGGAAGAGATGACTGTGCTCGAAGGCGTTGATTTTCAGGTGGGTCGTACCGGCGCCGTGACCCCTGTAGCCCGCTTAAAACCTGTGTTTGTGGGCGGTGTGACCGTATCCAATGCGACTTTGCACAACGGTGATGAAATTGCCCGCCTTGGGGTGAAGATTGGCGATACCGTGATTATTCGCCGCGCCGGTGATGTGATCCCGCAAATTGTGGCTGTGGTGCCTGAGCGCCGTCCTGATGAGGCGCAGGATATCCTGTTCCCGGACAATTGCCCTGTCTGCGGCTCGCTGGTGGAGCGCATTGAAGGCGAGGCGGTGGCCCGCTGCAGCGGCGGGCTTTTCTGTGAAGCCCAGCGCCGGGAGGCCATCAAGCACTTTGCATCCCGAAAGGCCATGTATATCGATGGCATGGGCGACAAGGTGGTTGAGCAGCTTATTGATAAAGAGCTGGTGGAAAGCCCGGCGGATCTCTTTAAGCTCAATGTGTCAAAGCTGACCATGCTTGAGCGCATGGGCACCAAGTCGGCCACCAATCTGGTGGCGGCCATTGAAGAAGCCAAAACCACCACCTTACCCAAGTTCCTCTATGCACTGGGTATTCGGGAAGTAGGGGAGGCCACGGCCGCCAACCTGGCGAAGCACTTTCGAAGCCTCGAAGCCATCAGGGACGCCGATGTGGACGCCCTGATACAGGTAGAAGATGTGGGTACAGTGGTTGCTCAGCACGTGGCGCACTTTTTTGCCCAGCCCCATAACCTTGAGGTGATAGATGCGCTGATCGCGGCCGGGGTAAACTGGCCTGCCATCGAAAAGCCATCCGCCGATGCACAGCCGCTGCTGGGCCAAACCTGGGTGCTCACGGGGACGCTCACCAGTCTTGGCCGCACCGAGGCCAAGGCCAAGCTTGAGGCCCTTGGTGCCAAGGTGGCTGGCAGTGTGTCCAAGAATACCCACTGCGTAGTTGCCGGTGAAGCGGCGGGCTCCAAGCTTGCCAAGGCCCAGGAGTTGGGTATCCCGGTATTGGATGAAGCTGGTCTGATTGAGCTGATAGGCCTCTGA
- a CDS encoding collagenase, which yields MYPPKSLITVSLLLALISAVSHAKGRPGTNPTEPADPDVVLPIRVDCSATINLWAQDMTDPQIADTCAQLSSQESDFHQRMQTFGEPVANDYNDSLRVVVFDDYSQYDKYGYELFNISTNNGGIYIEGNPADVNNQASFYAHEADWLLPEFEIWNLRHEYIHYLEGRFVSYGGFNFYPSKMVWWAEGLAEYLSLGSDNATAVNLALNTRANRRPTLAAIFSTSYRDGTDRVYRWSYLAIRFLFERHEAEVLAMTEHLKHNQFASYEAALGQFATNYQAEFAEWMNGLAPQKAKAQDSKREQMLLRHAEHKGRQ from the coding sequence ATGTACCCACCCAAGTCCCTTATCACCGTCAGTTTGCTGCTGGCACTCATCAGTGCGGTTTCCCACGCCAAGGGTCGCCCCGGTACCAACCCCACCGAGCCTGCCGATCCCGATGTGGTATTGCCTATCCGTGTGGATTGCAGCGCCACTATCAATTTGTGGGCGCAGGACATGACAGACCCGCAAATTGCCGATACCTGTGCGCAGCTCTCAAGCCAGGAAAGTGATTTTCACCAAAGAATGCAAACCTTTGGTGAGCCTGTGGCAAACGACTACAACGACAGCCTGCGGGTGGTGGTGTTTGATGATTACTCCCAATATGACAAATACGGCTATGAGCTTTTCAATATCAGCACCAACAACGGCGGCATTTACATTGAAGGCAATCCGGCGGATGTAAACAACCAGGCGAGTTTCTACGCCCACGAAGCCGACTGGCTACTTCCCGAGTTTGAAATTTGGAATCTGCGCCACGAGTATATCCATTACCTGGAAGGGCGCTTTGTCAGCTATGGCGGCTTTAATTTCTACCCGAGTAAGATGGTGTGGTGGGCTGAGGGCCTTGCGGAGTACCTTTCCCTTGGCAGCGACAATGCCACAGCGGTGAATCTGGCACTTAACACCCGCGCCAATCGTCGCCCGACCCTGGCGGCAATTTTTTCAACCAGTTACCGGGATGGCACCGACAGGGTTTACCGCTGGAGTTATCTGGCAATTCGCTTCCTGTTTGAGCGCCACGAAGCCGAAGTGCTGGCCATGACTGAGCATCTGAAACATAACCAGTTTGCCAGCTATGAAGCGGCGCTTGGCCAGTTTGCGACAAACTATCAGGCCGAGTTTGCCGAGTGGATGAATGGCCTGGCGCCGCAAAAGGCAAAGGCGCAGGACAGTAAGCGTGAACAGATGCTGCTGCGTCATGCTGAGCACAAAGGGCGCCAGTAA
- a CDS encoding DUF2919 domain-containing protein encodes MEHTLLKFEHIRWVDDKGHIKPPLGLYLLLTFLARGWVVFVASLTQFSDRAGLVRLFYPHKESFLLALATGFGALLCYGLIILERKARPDWAMSLFSHLKWLLWPLLALDAAMLIVRLLSSGFLFSWTAAADAVLIFWFAIYLLKSSHLRLYLADWKRPVIHQ; translated from the coding sequence GTGGAGCACACTTTGCTCAAGTTTGAACACATCCGCTGGGTCGATGACAAGGGCCATATCAAACCGCCGCTGGGGCTCTATCTGCTGCTGACCTTTCTTGCCCGGGGCTGGGTGGTATTTGTGGCCTCACTGACCCAATTCAGCGACAGAGCTGGCTTGGTTCGGCTGTTTTATCCCCACAAGGAAAGCTTTTTACTGGCGCTTGCCACCGGATTTGGGGCTTTGCTGTGTTATGGGCTGATTATTCTTGAGCGTAAGGCGCGGCCGGATTGGGCGATGAGCCTGTTCAGCCATTTGAAATGGCTGCTGTGGCCCTTGTTGGCGCTGGATGCCGCGATGCTGATAGTGCGTTTGCTCTCCAGTGGCTTTTTGTTTTCATGGACGGCGGCCGCGGATGCGGTGCTGATTTTCTGGTTTGCCATATATCTTCTCAAATCCAGCCATTTACGGCTTTACCTCGCTGACTGGAAGCGTCCTGTCATTCATCAATAA
- a CDS encoding HD-GYP domain-containing protein yields the protein MAKNNPISIPVSELRLGLTVKLPLSWTEHPFLINRIELKEQAQIEMIRGLKVQHVLVLAGAELLDEDVPKEEVPIEDDGFDEDMPERDVKREARVAIRKSQKRFLDCVNDSRSLVGKLGSDPEGAYRLSATLVEQMLEHLFEQEAAYLALVSAGEQGASVTQHGISVAVLSLMIAKSMDMPKKDMRDIALGALLHDIGKLRVPDNIRRKRGPLTTQEINFMNQHPNYGHEMLSRSGLFPEEVLHIIRHHHEFIDGTGFPGGLNGKKIPRTTQIVTLANDFEDQMTSHSIASPQVALGYLFKHRVGKHDEALIATLVKVLGIYPPGTLVHLTDGSLGKVMMTTREVKQPQVWACSAAGGDPGLRILMNEDVSIDRVIKIEELSEAAIRVLQADAPISYYFAALEA from the coding sequence TTGGCCAAAAACAACCCCATCTCCATTCCGGTCTCAGAACTCAGATTGGGACTCACAGTAAAGCTGCCGCTGTCCTGGACGGAGCACCCGTTTCTTATCAATCGGATTGAGCTCAAAGAGCAGGCCCAGATAGAAATGATTCGTGGCCTGAAGGTCCAACACGTGTTGGTCCTGGCCGGTGCTGAGCTGCTGGATGAAGACGTACCCAAGGAAGAGGTGCCTATCGAAGATGATGGCTTTGACGAAGACATGCCGGAGCGTGATGTTAAGCGCGAGGCCAGAGTCGCGATACGTAAAAGCCAGAAGCGTTTTTTGGACTGTGTTAACGACAGCCGCAGCCTGGTGGGCAAACTTGGCAGCGACCCCGAAGGCGCTTACCGTTTGTCGGCCACCCTGGTTGAGCAGATGCTGGAGCACTTGTTTGAGCAGGAGGCTGCGTATCTTGCGCTGGTGAGTGCGGGTGAGCAGGGCGCCTCGGTTACCCAGCATGGAATCAGTGTGGCCGTGTTGTCGCTGATGATTGCCAAGAGCATGGATATGCCCAAAAAAGACATGCGGGATATCGCACTGGGTGCGTTGCTGCACGACATAGGTAAGCTCAGGGTGCCGGACAATATCCGTCGAAAGCGTGGGCCGCTCACCACCCAGGAAATCAACTTCATGAACCAGCACCCCAACTATGGTCATGAGATGCTCAGTCGCAGTGGCTTGTTTCCCGAAGAGGTGCTGCACATCATTCGCCATCATCACGAATTTATTGATGGCACGGGTTTTCCGGGTGGCCTGAATGGGAAAAAAATTCCCAGAACCACGCAAATCGTCACTTTGGCCAATGATTTTGAAGATCAAATGACCAGCCACAGCATTGCTTCCCCTCAAGTCGCTTTGGGTTATTTATTCAAACACAGGGTAGGTAAACACGACGAAGCCCTCATTGCGACCCTGGTTAAGGTATTGGGCATTTATCCGCCCGGTACTCTGGTGCATCTCACCGACGGTTCTTTGGGAAAGGTGATGATGACCACCCGGGAAGTCAAGCAGCCTCAGGTGTGGGCTTGCAGCGCCGCCGGAGGCGACCCCGGCCTCAGAATCTTGATGAATGAAGACGTCAGTATCGACAGGGTCATCAAAATCGAAGAGCTCTCCGAGGCCGCTATTCGGGTACTCCAGGCCGATGCGCCCATCAGCTATTACTTTGCCGCGCTCGAAGCTTGA
- a CDS encoding SDR family oxidoreductase — MSDFKTISIIGCGWFGFPLARLLKSKGLAVKGCKRTPAGVEALTQAGIEGYCVGLDKDAVLPEGLLDADVLVINLPPGLRRGDSGYLERLATLRDAVKTPPKRLIFISSTGVYPDFPKLLDEHDSSAHSPTAAILLGAEALFAPFNTTVVRFAGLVGPERHPGRFFAGKKDIAGGAVPVNLVHLTDCIEGVMALIFADTLAPCYNLCAPKHPTKAEFYTLAAQVAGYELPAFIAGDDTDGKLVDGSLICRLHGFMYSYPDPVAMLHAADAF; from the coding sequence ATGTCTGATTTTAAAACCATTTCTATTATCGGCTGTGGCTGGTTCGGTTTCCCGCTTGCCAGACTACTGAAGAGCAAGGGATTGGCGGTTAAAGGATGCAAACGTACTCCAGCAGGAGTGGAGGCACTCACACAAGCAGGGATTGAAGGCTATTGTGTGGGTTTAGATAAGGATGCTGTCCTGCCCGAAGGACTGCTCGATGCCGATGTGCTGGTGATCAACCTCCCTCCAGGCCTTCGCCGCGGCGATTCAGGCTACCTTGAGCGCCTCGCTACATTGCGTGATGCCGTAAAAACGCCTCCCAAGCGATTGATTTTTATAAGCTCTACTGGAGTTTATCCCGATTTCCCCAAACTACTGGATGAACACGACAGCAGTGCTCATTCCCCCACGGCGGCAATCTTACTGGGTGCTGAAGCCCTGTTTGCCCCGTTTAATACCACTGTGGTTCGTTTTGCCGGACTGGTGGGGCCAGAGCGACACCCCGGGCGCTTTTTTGCCGGTAAAAAAGACATCGCGGGTGGGGCCGTGCCGGTTAACTTGGTGCATCTTACCGATTGCATCGAGGGTGTAATGGCGCTTATTTTTGCCGATACCCTGGCACCCTGTTATAACCTGTGCGCGCCTAAGCACCCCACAAAGGCTGAGTTTTACACCCTGGCGGCACAGGTTGCTGGCTATGAGTTACCAGCGTTTATTGCTGGCGATGACACCGACGGCAAGCTTGTCGACGGTAGCCTGATTTGTCGCTTGCACGGCTTTATGTATTCTTACCCCGATCCTGTGGCGATGCTGCATGCTGCAGATGCGTTTTAA